One window of Oryza brachyantha chromosome 12, ObraRS2, whole genome shotgun sequence genomic DNA carries:
- the LOC102706154 gene encoding protein NRT1/ PTR FAMILY 2.11-like, with protein sequence MYRGDHRSAKMEKQKQQPAEKESEAGGVVRYRGWKSMPYVIGNETFEKLGTIGTTANLVVYLTTVYHLRSVHAATLLNFFSGTTNLAPVLGAFLSDTFLGRYTTIAAASIASFLGMLLLTLTAAIPSLHPPPCTSASACQPPTHSQLAALLASFAFLVIGAAGIRPCNLAFGADQFDPSTDSGRRGIASFFNWYYFTFTVAMMLSATIIIYLQSNVSWALGLAVPAALMALSCALFFLGTRLYVRVRPEGSPFTSFARVLLAAVRNRRAPAPASPDDLFDPPHQSNLVAKIAYTDQFRCLDKAALVTTPPTATPCTVQQVEEVKCLARVIPVWSAAIVYFIVITHLGTYVVFQALQMDRRLGRSGFEVPAGSMVVFNMMALTVWIPVYDRVVVPALRRLTGREGGITQLQRIGVGLVMSVATMLVAAAVEQRRRRVGAAMSFFWLVPQQVVAGMSEAFAAIGQTELYYKQFPENMRSVAGALFFLGIAVASYASGFMVAAVHRTTGWLAQDLDDGRLDLFYLMVAAIAAVNVGYFFICARWYRFKNTSYSISMDDVELPDYQGSSNTIASSKV encoded by the exons ATGTATAGAGGAGATCATCGATCGGCGAAGATggagaagcagaagcagcaacCGGCGGAGAAGGAgtcggaggccggcggcgtagTACGTTACCGGGGATGGAAGTCCATGCCGTACGTCATAG GGAACGAGACGTTCGAGAAGCTGGGGACGATCGGGACGACGGCCAACCTGGTGGTGTACCTGACGACCGTCTACCACCTCCGCAGCGTCCacgccgccaccctcctcaACTTCTTCTCCGGCACCACCAACCTCGCCCCCGTCCTCGGCGCCTTCCTCTCCGACACCTTCCTCGGCCGCTAcaccaccatcgccgccgcctccatcgcCTCCTTCCTCGGCATGCTCCTCCTCACCCTCACTGCCGCCATCCCCTCCCTGCACCCACCCCCTtgcacctccgcctccgcctgccAACCCCCCACGCACTCCCAgctcgccgccctcctcgcctcctTCGCCTTCCTCGtcatcggcgccgccggcatcCGCCCCTGCAACCTCGCCTTCGGCGCCGACCAGTTCGACCCCTCCACCgactccggccgccgcggcatTGCCAGCTTCTTCAACTGGTACTACTTCACCTTCACCGTCGCCATGATGCTCTCcgccaccatcatcatctaCCTCCAGAGCAACGTCAGCTGGGcgctcggcctcgccgtcccCGCCGCGCTCATGGCCCTCTCCTGcgccctcttcttcctcggcaCCCGCCTCTACGTCCGCGTCCGCCCCGAGGGCAGCCCCTTCACCAGCTTCGCGCgtgtcctcctcgccgccgtccgcaaCCGCCGCGCCCCCGCGCCGGCCTCCCCCGACGACCTCTTCGACCCGCCGCACCAAAGCAACCTCGTCGCCAAGATCGCCTACACAGACCAGTTCCGGTGCCTGGACAAGGCAGCGCTGGTCACGACGCCGCCAACGGCGACCCCGTGCACGGTGCAgcaggtggaggaggtgaagTGCCTGGCGCGGGTCATCCCGGTGTGGTCGGCGGCGATCGTGTACTTCATCGTCATCACGCATCTGGGCACGTACGTGGTGTTCCAGGCGCTGCAGATGgaccgccgcctcggccgctcCGGGTTCGAGGTGCCGGCGGGCTCCATGGTCGTCTTCAACATGATGGCGCTGACGGTGTGGATCCCGGTGTACGACCGCGTGGTGGTGCCGGCGCTGCGGCGGCTCACGGGGCGGGAGGGAGGCATCACCCAGCTCCAGCGCATCGGGGTCGGCCTGGTCATGTCGGTGGCGACGAtgctggtggcggcggcggtggagcagcgtcgccggcgggtGGGCGCGGCCATGTCCTTCTTCTGGCTGGTGCCGCAGCAGGTGGTGGCCGGCATGTCGGAGGCGTTCGCGGCGATCGGGCAGACGGAGCTGTACTACAAGCAGTTCCCGGAGAACATGAGGAGCGTGGCGGGGGCGCTCTTCTTCCTTGGGATCGCGGTGGCGAGCTACGCGAGCGGGTtcatggtggcggcggtgcaccGGACGACGGGCTGGCTGGCGCAGGACCTCGACGACGGCCGCCTCGACCTCTTCTACCTGATGGTGGCGGCCATCGCGGCGGTCAACGTCGGCTACTTCTTCATCTGCGCGCGCTGGTACAGGTTCAAGAACACCTCCTACTCCATCTCCATGGACGACGTCGAGCTGCCTGATTATCAGGGAAGCAGCAACACCATAGCCTCCTCCAAGgtttaa
- the LOC102706435 gene encoding uncharacterized protein LOC102706435, with amino-acid sequence MSPTLPPQTLAAGDLVWAKSKRRPWWPARLLPDGLVSYLADPDVSPRRASDLRPFANPDADLMARATTARAFVAAVHDAQAQAAALLQARLTCPCASHDHHHAPPLHANLDNLPPPDFLASLRHAALDASSVGLLDLPRLKSWATALAQGWGPDGPGHYPRRPVADLVDKIDLDVPAAWDAQDQDTRPFEVPQETPTQKKRSVTELMDNDDDKTTPQNERSSSANTAVLSSKRERKKSKYLSPPYTNLGGITLVEKAPDSPKPSLTAAAEDESKVLPKSMQENVDAQEVLLLLRRAGIDVFHRVRSMKAVDAFLSSYRSSLFVEGADYKSYKAHKCPAENAFANAGADTAGSFADSRAALKIGKCVKRSRKHNQDESGSPSNKTEKRGKSSPAAALGCGVTITPAIPIRQVRAEDMKSLVKPGSGARGMAGCVQLDKGKPDFKSPTSTSVKVAKEHGQEQDQANGQSVLKTPADACKNLFHQPAKQNDAGMVEAKQLHSSIQADTVMQGIVVDVPVRNVLMEAVKCEANISVHTDEQGAPMREDISLSQSTDGNKEHANTEVRTVQESYASLEAMVPEMLMKAEVANGTAVAAASNALKDEGQSIEQPSLNKMIPGASVNHSSGDATNSAFPDLANSTPKKKKKKTAEHFGNPAALLLDFAKGVVLPSKEELLSAFGKFGLVIESETEIIKDNHSARVVFGKSAEAEAAYNSAETLGMFGPPFATPRLHYLPPIKLSVPSPASKPPLTDIRKNLERMISSLGGHSSVKKAATPSDGSKQENLLGEMQGLLAKVDKMLSGPSAAAPH; translated from the coding sequence ATGTCGCCAACCCTACccccccaaaccctagccgctGGGGACCTCGTCTGGGCCAAGTCCAAGCGCCGCCCCTGGTGGcccgcccgcctcctccccgacgGCCTCGTCTCCTACCTCGCCGACCCCGACGtctcccctcgccgcgcctCCGACCTCAGGCCCTTCGCCAACCCCGACGCCGACCTCATGgcccgcgccaccaccgcccgcgcattcgtcgccgccgtccacgacgcgcaggcgcaggccgccgcgctcctccaGGCCCGCCTCACCTGCCCCTGCGCCTCCcacgaccaccaccacgcgCCGCCCCTTCACGCCAACCTCGACAACCTCCCGCCGCCCGActtcctcgcctccctccgccaCGCCGCGCTCGACGCCTCCTCCGTCGGCCTGCTCGACCTCCCAAGGCTCAAGAGCTGGGCCACTGCCCTCGCCCAGGGATGGGGCCCCGATGGCCCGGGCCATTACCCACGCCGCCCTGTGGCTGACCTTGTCGACAAGATTGACCTTGATGTGCCCGCCGCCTGGGATGCCCAGGACCAGGACACCAGGCCATTCGAGGTGCCGCAGGAGACTCCCACCCAAAAGAAGCGCAGCGTCACCGAGCTCATGGACAATGATGATGACAAGACTACGCCTCAGAATGAGAGGAGCAGCTCTGCTAACACCGCCGTCTTGTCCAGCAAGCGTGAGCGCAAGAAGAGCAAATATCTGTCACCGCCCTACACCAATTTGGGTGGGATTACCCTTGTTGAGAAGGCGCCTGATTCGCCAAAGCCGTCTCTGACTGCTGCCGCTGAAGATGAAAGCAAGGTGTTGCCAAAGTCAATGCAGGAAAATGTTGATGCACAAGAGGTATTGCTGCTTCTGCGCAGAGCTGGGATTGATGTATTCCACAGGGTACGGTCTATGAAGGCCGTCGATGCCTTCCTTTCTTCGTATAGAAGTTCACTGTTTGTTGAGGGTGCCGACTATAAGTCCTATAAAGCGCACAAGTGTCCTGCGGAGAATGCTTTTGCAAATGCTGGTGCGGACACAGCTGGTTCATTCGCAGATTCACGTGCTGCTCTGAAGATAGGCAAGTGTGTGAAGAGGAGCAGAAAACATAATCAAGATGAGAGTGGAAGTCCTTCGAACAAGACTgagaagagagggaaaagtTCTCCTGCAGCTGCCCTTGGCTGTGGTGTAACAATTACCCCTGCTATTCCTATCAGGCAAGTGAGGGCAGAAGACATGAAAAGCCTGGTGAAACCAGGGAGTGGTGCAAGGGGTATGGCAGGTTGTGTTCAGCTTGATAAGGGCAAGCCAGATTTTAAGAGCCCTACATCAACCTCAGTGAAGGTAGCAAAAGAACACGGACAGGAGCAGGATCAAGCAAATGGGCAATCAGTTTTGAAGACGCCAGCCGATGCTTGCAAGAATTTATTTCACCAACCTGCAAAACAGAATGATGCAGGTATGGTGGAAGCAAAACAGTTGCATAGCAGCATTCAAGCAGATACAGTCATGCAAGGCATTGTTGTAGATGTGCCTGTCAGAAACGTTCTGATGGAAGCAGTGAAGTGTGAAGCTAATATTTCTGTACATACAGACGAGCAGGGTGCTCCTATGAGGGAAGACATATCCTTATCTCAGTCAACAGATGGAAATAAAGAACATGCAAACACCGAAGTGCGTACGGTCCAAGAATCTTATGCTTCCCTAGAAGCGATGGTGCCAGAAATGCTTATGAAAGCAGAGGTCGCTAATGGCACTGCTGTTGCAGCAGCAAGCAATGCCCTCAAAGATGAGGGCCAAAGCATTGAACAACCTAGCCTGAACAAGATGATTCCTGGAGCTAGTGTAAACCATTCCTCTGGTGACGCTACCAACAGCGCTTTCCCTGACCTAGCTAATTCTACtcctaagaaaaaaaagaagaaaactgCAGAGCACTTTGGAAACCCTGCAGCCCTTCTTTTGGACTTTGCAAAGGGTGTTGTTCTGCCCTCCAAAGAGGAACTGCTATCTGCATTTGGTAAGTTTGGCCTGGTGATCGAGTCTGAGACTGAGATCATAAAAGACAACCATAGCGCTCGTGTTGTGTTCGGGAAAAGTGCTGAAGCTGAGGCGGCTTACAACAGTGCAGAAACTCTTGGTATGTTTGGTCCCCCGTTTGCTACACCGAGACTTCATTATCTTCCTCCAATCAAGTTGAGCGTGCCTTCGCCAGCATCAAAGCCTCCACTTACGGATATTAGGAAAAATCTGGAGAGGATGATCTCGTCCCTGGGTGGCCATTCATCGGTCAAGAAGGCGGCAACTCCATCGGATGGATCAAAGCAAGAAAACCTTCTTGGAGAAATGCAGGGGCTTTTGGCAAAAGTTGACAAGATGCTCAGCGGgccttctgctgctgctcctcatTAG
- the LOC102706711 gene encoding mediator of RNA polymerase II transcription subunit 17: MEEGVRVDLDKLPIKRLQAIDEAGNEHYPPDTSSDEQRLSAIRRIDFSWVIDKDAKKPKKAAKDTAQQAWPWQGMMESLQQAQQELSIVIDLISTVEANDAVAVAGMLKPKSLPNETLVDTAVSAATKLQRLRHLGRYFKQSAKTMEQQFQKESRFYGSLIRLQQNWKVKRQRFGGSGPGSEGFMFDLVDSSQLDTSVMPRLSSLSLIPIDQDSSGTLSVQVPQKSCRFLSLNFRGDSTNGAESYGYKLKDGISNITPSATENDADNDDVNKSIKNAHSILRNIHESIFEEQVFDMVIRETFVQSQGINVTGMREDFLQLSIGQECSLCLSLAHSGDGIDSEMVGREGRTNSEDASSLVLATMNGKQDPLRKDVIGFPNPRSLEIYLLQLFHANILRKVREKSLNVGRYQSPAQVAGDDYGLLGHFCMTVAHRIFSNKVLLELESVVSGVPYLHLRSLPTWHSRTSSWSLCLKVPQPILATDRIAKPSDNHEPKYKSRSQFNTKVIVKDSQISLMGEGSPSIAGSLSGKSSDGHLINSYNCDLEDLPTMLLQQVASQVIHWLHEEALVLGMNVTRDFLCLYFDLEQGETLGLVAHVDPDDAYGCISWYLTIDHPTEDGKMSADSYEFEKRRFLGYVSLEVLYSTLMDLINLCNAGAHH, encoded by the exons aTGGAGGAAGGCGTGAGGGTGGACCTCGACAAGCTCCCCATCAAGCGGCTCCAGGCCATCGACGAGGCCGGCAACGAGCACTACCCGCC GGACACCAGCAGCGATGAGCAGCGGCTCTCCGCCATCCGCCGGATCGACTTCTCCTGGGTCATCGACAAGGACGCCAAGAAGCCCAAGAAGGCGGCCAAGGACACCGCCCAGCAGGCATGGCCGTGGCAGGGCATGATGGAGAGCCTGCAGCAGGCGCAGCAGGAGCTCTCCATCGTCATTGACCTCATCTCCACGGTCGAAGCCAATGATGCAGTGGCCGTCGCTGGAATGCTCAAGCCCAAATCGCTGCCCAACGAAACCCTCGTTGACACTGCCGTCTCCGCAGCCACCAAGCTTCAGCGCCTCCGG CATTTGGGACGGTACTTCAAACAGTCGGCCAAGACAATGGAGCAGCAGTTCCAAAAGGAGTCTAGGTTCTACGGCTCATTAATCAG ATTGCAGCAGAACTGGAAAGTGAAGCGGCAACGGTTTGGTGGAAGTGGTCCAGGAAGCGAGGGCTTCATGTTTGATCTGGTCGACAGTTCTCAATTGGACACATCTGTGATGCCCCGGTTGTCATCATTGTCATTGATCCCAATCGATCAAGACTCATCAGGCACTTTGTCTGTACAAGTCCCACAAAAATCTTGCCGTTTCTTGAGTCTTAATTTCCGTGGGGATAGTACCAATGGTGCGGAAAGCTATGGTTACAAACTGAAAGATGGTATCTCAAATATCACTCCGTCTGCAACAGAAAATGATGCTGACAATGATGATGTCAataaatccattaaaaatgcaCATTCTATTCTTCGCAACATCCATGAGTCAATATTTGAGGAGCAG GTATTTGATATGGTGATTCGCGAAACATTTGTCCAATCTCAAGGCATCAACGTGACTGGGATGCGCGAAGATTTTCTCCAATTATCTATTGGCCAGGAATGTTCGTTGTGCCTCTCGCTTGCTCATTCTGGGGATGGTATTGACTCGGAAATGGTAGGCCGTGAAGGCCGTACTAATTCAGAGGATGCTTCAAGTCTTGTGTTGGCCACCATGAATGGCAAGCAAGACCCTTTAAGAAAGGACGTGATAGGGTTTCCTAACCCCAGAAGTCTGGAAATTTACTTGCTACAATTGTTTCATGCGAACATTCTTAGGAAGGTCAGGGAGAAATCCCTTAACGTTGGTCGCTACCAGAGTCCTGCTCAGGTTGCAGGTGATGATTATGGCCTACTAGGTCATTTCTGCATGACAGTAGCTCACAGGATATTTTCTAACAAAGTACTCTTGGAGCTTGAGAGTGTG GTTAGCGGGGTTCCCTATCTCCATTTGCGTTCTCTTCCTACTTGGCATTCTCGAACTTCTTCCTGGTCTCTATGCTTGAAAGTTCCTCAGCCTATCCTGGCTACTGATCGGATTGCTAAACCTTCTGATAACCATGAACCCAAGTACAAATCAAGGTCACAGTTCAATACTAAGGTGATTGTGAAAGATAGCCAAATTAGTTTAATGGGTGAAGGCTCCCCAAGCATTGCTGGGTCATTGAGTGGGAAGTCCTCCGATGGACATTTGATTAACAGCTACAATTGTGACCTGGAAGACCTCCCAACCATGCTTCTGCAGCAG GTTGCCAGTCAAGTAATCCACTGGCTTCATGAAGAAGCATTGGTTCTTGGTATGAACGTGACTAGAGATTTTCTCTGCCTTTACTTTGATCTTGAGCAAGGGGAAACGCTTGGCCTGGTGGCGCATGTTGATCCAGATGATGCCTACGGATGCATTTCTTGGTACCTTACTATTGATCACCCAACGGAGGATGGGAAGATGTCAGCAGATAGTTACGAGTTTGAGAAGCGTAGGTTTTTGGGCTATGTTTCTCTTGAAGTGTTGTACTCTACGCTTATGGACCTGATAAATCTGTGTAACGCTGGTGCCCACCACTGA